A genomic segment from Capra hircus breed San Clemente chromosome 7, ASM170441v1, whole genome shotgun sequence encodes:
- the GIPC1 gene encoding PDZ domain-containing protein GIPC1, whose translation MPLGLGRRKKAPPLVENEEAEPGRGGLGVGEPGPLGGGGAGGPQMGLPPPPPALRPRLVFHTQLAHGSPTGRIEGFTNVKELYGKIAEAFRLPAAEVMFCTLNTHKVDMDKLLGGQIGLEDFIFAHVKGQRKEVEVFKSEEALGLTITDNGAGYAFIKRIKEGSVIDHIQLISVGDMIEAINGQSLLGCRHYEVARLLKELPRGRTFTLKLTEPRKAFDMISVRSGGGRPGSGPQLGTGRGTLRLRSRGPATVEDLPSAFEEKAIEKVDDLLESYMGIRDTELAATMVELGKDKRNPDELAEALDERLGDFAFPDEFVFDVWGAIGDAKVGRY comes from the exons ATGCCACTAGGACTGGGGCGGCGGAAAAAGGCGCCACCTCTGGTGGAAAATGAGGAGGCTGAGCCAGGCCGTGGTGGGCTGGGCGTGGGGGAGCCGGGGCCCCTGGGcggaggtggggcggggggcccCCAAATGGGCttgccaccccctccccccgccctgcGGCCCCGCCTCGTGTTCCACACCCAGCTGGCCCATGGCAGTCCCACTGGCCGCATCGAGGGATTCACCAACGTCAAGGAGCTGTATGGCAAGATTGCCGAGGCCTTCCGACTGCCAGCTGCCGAG GTGATGTTCTGCACCCTCAACACCCACAAAGTGGACATGGACAAGCTCCTGGGGGGGCAGATCGGACTGGAGGACTTCATCTTTGCCCACGTCAAGGGGCAGCGCAAGGAAGTGGAGGTGTTCAAGTCGGAGGAGGCGTTGGGGCTTACCATCACAGACAATGGGGCTGGCTATGCCTTCATCAAG CGCATTAAGGAGGGCAGTGTGATTGACCACATCCAGCTCATCAGTGTGGGTGACATGATCGAGGCCATCAACGgacagagcctgctgggctgccggcACTACGAGGTGGCCCGGCTGCTCAAGGAGCTACCCCGAGGCCGCACCTTCACACTGAAGCTCACAGAGCCTCGAAAAGCCTTTG ACATGATCAGCGTGCGTTCAGGGGGTGGCCGCCCTGGCTCCGGTCCCCAGCTGGGTACCGGCCGAGGGACCCTCCGGCTCCGATCCCGGGGTCCAGCCACAGTAGAGGATCTG CCTTCAGCCTTTGAGGAGAAGGCCATTGAGAAGGTGGATGACCTGTTGGAGAGTTACATGGGCATCAGGGACACAGAGTTGG CGGCCACCATGGTGGAGCTCGGAAAGGACAAAAGGAACCCGGATGAGCTGGCTGAGGCCCTGGATGAACGGCTGGGTGACTTCGCCTTCCCGGATGAGTTTGTCTTTGACGTCTGGGGGGCCATCGGGGACGCCAAGGTTGGCCGCTACTAG
- the PTGER1 gene encoding prostaglandin E2 receptor EP1 subtype, whose translation MSPCGPLNLSLAGEATTCTAPGAPNASAGPPLGLAGASPALPIFSMTLGAVSNVLALGLLAQAAGRLRRRRSAATFLLFVASLLATDLAGHVIPGALVLRLYAAGRAPAGGACHFLGGCMVFFGLCPLLLGCGMAVERWVGVTRPLLHAARVSVARARLALAALAAVALAVALLPLARVGRYELQYPGTWCFIGLGPAGGWRQALLAGLFAGLGLASLLAALLCNTLSGLALLRARWRRRRSRRQFPAGGGPDSRRHWGGRGPRSASASSASSVASASAAPGGSPGRGSSRRARAHDVEMVGQLVGIMVVSCICWSPLLVVVVLAVAGWGSSSLQRPLFLAVRLASWNQILDPWVYILLRQAVLRQLLRLLPSRAGAKGSHGGLGLTRSTWEASSLRSSRHSGLSSF comes from the exons ATGAGCCCCTGCGGGCCCCTCAACCTGAGCCTGGCGGGCGAGGCGACCACGTGCACGGCACCCGGGGCCCCCAACGCGTCCGCCGGACCACCGTTGGGCCTGGCGGGCGCATCGCCCGCGCTGCCCATCTTCTCCATGACGCTGGGCGCTGTGTCCAACGTGCTGGCACTGGGGCTTCTGGCGCAGGCCGCGGGCCGCCTGCGGCGCCGTCGCTCAGCAGCCACTTTCCTGCTGTtcgtcgccagcctgctggccacTGACCTGGCGGGCCACGTGATCCCCGGGGCGCTGGTGCTGCGCCTGTACGCGGCGGGGCGCGCGCCTGCCGGCGGCGCCTGCCACTTCCTGGGCGGCTGCATGGTCTTCTTCGGCCTGTGCCCGCTGCTGCTGGGCTGCGGCATGGCCGTGGAGCGCTGGGTGGGCGTCACGCGGCCGCTGTTGCACGCAGCCCGCGTCTCGGTGGCCCGTGCGCGGCTGGCTCTGGCAGCGCTGGCCGCCGTGGCCTTGGCCGTGGCTCTGCTGCCGCTGGCGCGCGTAGGCCGCTATGAGCTGCAGTACCCCGGCACGTGGTGCTTCATCGGGCTGGGCCCGGCGGGAGGCTGGCGCCAGGCGCTCCTCGCCGGCCTCTTCGCGGGCCTTGGCTTGGCTTCGTTGCTCGCCGCGCTCCTGTGCAACACGCTCAGCGGCCTGGCCCTGCTGCGCGCCCGTTGGCGGCGCCGCCGCTCTCGACGGCAGTTCCCAGCCGGAGGAGGCCCCGACAGCCGCCGTCACTGGGGAGGGCGCGGACCCCGCTCGGCCTCCGCTTCGTCCGCCTCGTCCGTTGCTTCGGCCTCCGCCGCCCCGGGCGGCTCTCCGGGCCGTGGCTCCTCGCGCAGAGCCCGCGCACACGACGTGGAGATGGTGGGCCAGCTCGTAGGCATCATGGTGGTGTCGTGTATCTGCTGGAGTCCCTTGCTG gtggtggtggtgctggctgTCGCAGGCTGGGGTTCCAGCTCCCTGCAGCGGCCGCTGTTTTTGGCCGTGCGCCTCGCCTCGTGGAACCAGATTCTGGACCCCTGGGTGTACATCTTGCTGCGCCAAGCAGTGCTTCGCCAACTGCTTCGCCTGCTGCCTTCAAGGGCAGGCGCCAAGGGCAGCCATGGAGGGCTGGGCCTAACCAGGAGCACTTGGGAGGCCAGCTCGCTGCGCAGTTCTCGGCACAGTGGCCTCAGTTCCTTTTAG